A single region of the Kocuria rosea genome encodes:
- a CDS encoding thiolase family protein, with product MSARLGIDDVLGAALQQGTQGMNLARQAALRAGLPVSVPGMTVDRQCASGLMAIALGARMIQGGNAEVVVAGGAESVSLVQNKHFNGHRSQDPWLQENVPGLYSSMLETAEAVADRYRVSREAQDEYAAESQRRTVAAQQQGAFDAEIVPLPTHKLVLQDGQPEPTPGILTLDEGNRPGTTTDSLAGLPPVLDRDGKHPGRFSITAGNASQLSDGAAAVVLMDAATASARGLEPLGVFRGVAVTGCEPDEMGIGPVTAVPKLLARHGLTVDDIGVWELNEAFASQTLYCRDTLGIDPERLNVDGGAISIGHPYGMSGVWMAGRALHALRNTGGEYAVVTMCIGGGMGAAGLFETL from the coding sequence GTGAGTGCACGGCTTGGGATCGACGACGTCCTCGGAGCGGCTCTCCAGCAGGGGACCCAGGGCATGAACCTGGCCCGGCAGGCCGCTCTGCGGGCGGGGCTGCCGGTGTCGGTGCCCGGGATGACGGTGGACCGGCAGTGCGCCTCCGGGTTGATGGCCATCGCCTTGGGTGCCCGGATGATCCAGGGCGGGAACGCGGAGGTGGTCGTGGCCGGGGGAGCGGAGTCCGTGTCCCTGGTGCAGAACAAGCACTTCAACGGCCACCGGTCCCAGGATCCGTGGCTGCAGGAGAACGTCCCTGGCCTGTACTCCAGCATGCTCGAGACCGCGGAGGCGGTGGCCGACCGCTATCGCGTCTCCCGCGAGGCGCAGGACGAGTACGCCGCGGAGTCCCAGCGCCGCACCGTCGCAGCCCAGCAGCAGGGGGCCTTCGACGCCGAGATCGTTCCCCTACCCACTCACAAGCTGGTGTTGCAGGACGGGCAGCCGGAACCGACGCCCGGCATCTTGACTCTCGATGAGGGCAATCGGCCCGGCACCACCACCGACTCCCTGGCCGGGCTGCCCCCGGTGCTCGACCGGGATGGGAAGCACCCGGGACGGTTCAGCATCACCGCGGGCAACGCCTCCCAACTCTCCGACGGGGCCGCCGCGGTGGTGCTGATGGACGCTGCTACAGCGTCCGCACGTGGTCTCGAGCCGCTGGGCGTCTTCCGCGGCGTGGCCGTCACCGGGTGCGAACCCGACGAGATGGGCATCGGACCAGTCACCGCGGTGCCGAAACTGCTGGCCCGGCACGGCCTGACCGTCGACGACATCGGCGTGTGGGAACTCAACGAGGCCTTCGCCTCCCAGACCCTCTACTGTCGCGACACCTTGGGCATCGATCCGGAACGACTCAATGTCGACGGCGGCGCCATCTCCATCGGCCACCCCTACGGGATGTCTGGTGTCTGGATGGCCGGTCGCGCCTTGCACGCACTCCGCAATACGGGCGGAGAGTACGCCGTGGTCACCATGTGCATCGGCGGCGGCATGGGCGCCGCCGGACTCTTCGAAACTCTTTGA